In Pseudocalidococcus azoricus BACA0444, the genomic stretch ATCTAGGCCTGTATCTATAAATTGATTGAGTTCATCCATGGGGTTATCCAAGACATATTCTTATTCTCTCATATTTGAAAACGGTTGCTATATCTGCCCATTCCATCATTCGCAACTCACCTGGACGGACAAAGAGTAATGGGGTTAACTGGAGGGCGCAACGCACTACCAGGCCACCGGGGTAAGTATCAAACATTCGTAGGACTTGCCCTAGTCGTTTGGGGTGAGTAATTGCCGCTAAATGCTTTTCTGGGGATGGTGGCAAGGCTCCCACCAGGCCCGCCGTCACATCATGGGTAATTCGGTTAGTCGCAATCCCATAGCGGAATATCTGGGAAATTAAACTTCTGACTCTATGGGCTGTCTCAATGGCTCCACGGTTAACAATTCGATTAAGTGTCTCTAACACTTCACTGGCAGTTATTTCTACAATGGGGCGATCTCCCAGCCAAGGAAACACATCCCGCTCCAGGCGTTGCATATTTACCTTGGCGTGACTCTCTGCCCATTGAGCGTGAAACTTACTGAACCATTC encodes the following:
- a CDS encoding tyrosine-type recombinase/integrase; translated protein: MATHKLTDLVCRTVKPTDKTQKLADGYGLYLEVTPKGSKLWRFRYRYERKFKLISLGIYPFVSLSEARAALADCKRLLDQGIDPSKERQATQASKFASESGRFEVVAREWFSKFHAQWAESHAKVNMQRLERDVFPWLGDRPIVEITASEVLETLNRIVNRGAIETAHRVRSLISQIFRYGIATNRITHDVTAGLVGALPPSPEKHLAAITHPKRLGQVLRMFDTYPGGLVVRCALQLTPLLFVRPGELRMMEWADIATVFKYERIRICLG